The Humulus lupulus chromosome 3, drHumLupu1.1, whole genome shotgun sequence genome window below encodes:
- the LOC133823138 gene encoding uncharacterized protein LOC133823138, with protein MAASDVSDGPVLSLINKRLRALRKKFNRIVQMEEAIAQGKPINKEQEEVLRSKPAVSVLIDELEKLRQPLSAAVDEEVNLAVQNHHQVLPSTQPISSSSSDGSPDKDHQGESQPNGPSSEPVISRESDHKETVVEDLLNLLYFGSLFDVKSQSDFTSTMLTRTHERGCCLTYDYVTDDATDLLGERDLDLISKLGGLLISRPVDSSLSHKNALQRCLEHAKLWLAKSDQLIEPSANITYAELRERLSKIMASDYLTTTPEMKAPVEVAAAAGNYASFQVPVQGSISSIQVEASVSQFQQDEGLSDFQEHEMGGNQSSHVEEFHKDDEQEMGNSEEIPVEREQNIPDTEVEYNQIEFELKEQQYVQRRPYQNQRGGRGGGGGGGGRRGYPNSRGARGSSRGGGPYQNGRGGGPYQNGRNQYYEQQQQPGGYPRNYYNNRGGRGGRGGLSYNNHGSVVQGGQASASVGVGS; from the exons ATGGCGGCCTCGGATGTCTCTGACGGACCCGTCCTTAGTCTCATCAACAAGCGCCTTAGAGCCCTTCGTAAGAAATTCAATCGCATCGTCCAGATGGAGGAAGCCATCGCCCAAGGTAAACCAATTAACAAAGAGCAAGAGGAAGTCCTTCGCTCCAAGCCCGCTGTCTCTGTCCTCATCGATGAGCTCGAAAAGCTTCGCCAACCCCTTTCCGCCGCCGTCGACGAGGAGGTTAATCTTGCCGTACAAAACCACCACCAGGTCTTACCCTCCACTCAGCccatctcctcctcctcctcggatGGTTCCCCGGATAAAGATCATCAGGGCGAAAGCCAGCCCAATGGACCGTCTTCAGAACCCGTTATTAGCCGAGAATCGGATCACAAAGAGACTGTGGTGGAGGACCTTCTCAATCTGCTCTATTTTGGGTCCCTTTTTGATGTCAAATCTCAGAGTGACTTCACTTCGACCATGCTTACCAGGACTCACGAGCGTGGTTGTTGCTTGACCTATGATTATGTCACCGATGACGCTACTGATCTGCTTGGCGAGAGAGATTTGGACCTGATTTCCAAGCTCGGTGGGCTTTTGATATCTCGCCCAGTCGATTCGAGTTTGTCCCACAAGAATGCCTTGCAGCGTTGCCTGGAGCACGCCAAGCTTTGGCTCGCCAAGTCGGACCAGCTCATTGAGCCCAGTGCTAATATTACCT ATGCGGAGTTAAGGGAGAGGCTGAGCAAGATTATGGCTTCAGACTACTTGACCACTACGCCTGAGATGAAAGCTCCCGTAGAAGTTGCTGCAGCTGCAGGAAATTATGCCTCATTTCAGGTGCCTGTTCAGGGTTCCATCTCATCTATCCAGGTGGAAGCATCGGTTTCACAGTTCCAACAG GATGAAGGCTTATCAGATTTTCAAGAGCATGAAATGGGTGGTAATCAATCAAGTCATGTAGAGGAATTTCATAAG GATGATGAACAGGAGATGGGAAATTCTGAAGAGATCCCTGTTGAACGCGAACAAAACATACCAGACACAGAAGTGGAATACAATCAGATAGAATTCGAATTGAAAGAGCAGCAGTATGTACAGCGGAGGCCCTATCAGAACCAAAGAGGAGGTcgtggaggtggtggtggtgggggtgGCCGCAGGGGTTACCCAAACAGCCGTGGAGCTCGAGGCAGCAGTAGAGGAGGGGGACCCTACCAAAATGGTAGAGGAGGGGGGCCCTACCAAAATGGTAGGAACCAGTATTatgagcagcagcagcagcctgGAGGTTATCCAAGGAATTACTATAATAATAGAGGAGGAAGGGGTGGAAGAGGTGGACTATCTTACAACAATCATGGCTCAGTGGTTCAAGGCGGTCAAGCCTCTGCCAGTGTTGGGGTTGGGTCATGA